One Tripterygium wilfordii isolate XIE 37 chromosome 10, ASM1340144v1, whole genome shotgun sequence DNA segment encodes these proteins:
- the LOC120007125 gene encoding uncharacterized protein LOC120007125 isoform X1, which translates to MAFFKIGLLPWFQKKIVDPLYQILRRGAEPKQLAFSAALGITLGLFPICGVTVLLCGMAIAVLGSLCHAPSVMLANFIATPMELSLVVPFLRFGEAISGGPHFPLTSDALNKVLTGEASREVILSIAHVLLGWLVAAPFILAALYVVFLPCFKILVCKFSTIPASPKKSPLHP; encoded by the exons ATGGCTTTTTTCAAGATTGGATTGCTACCTTGGTTTCAGAAGAAGATCGTCGATCCCCTTTATCAAATCCTCCGCAG GGGCGCAGAACCAAAGCAATTGGCATTCTCTGCTGCTCTTGGCATCACCTTGGGTTTGTTTCCAATTTGTG GGGTCACCGTGTTATTGTGTGGCATGGCCATTGCGGTGCTGGGATCCCTTTGCCATGCGCCAAGTGTGATGCTTGCCAACTTTATTGCGACTCCAATGGAGTTAAG TTTGGTGGTACCCTTCCTTCGCTTTGGTGAAGCCATCTCTGGTGGGCCCCATTTTCCATTGACATCTGACGCTCTGAATAAGGTTTTGACTGGCGAAGCTTCACGTGAAGTTATATTAAGCATTGCCCATGTG TTGTTGGGATGGCTTGTCGCAGCGCCTTTTATTTTGGCTGCACTGTATGTGGTATTCTTGCCGTGTTTCAAGATCTTGGTTTGCAAGTTCAGCACTATTCCAGCAAGCCCTAAGAAGTCGCCACTGCACCCATAA
- the LOC120007125 gene encoding uncharacterized protein LOC120007125 isoform X2 — translation MAFFKIGLLPWFQKKIVDPLYQILRRGAEPKQLAFSAALGITLGVTVLLCGMAIAVLGSLCHAPSVMLANFIATPMELSLVVPFLRFGEAISGGPHFPLTSDALNKVLTGEASREVILSIAHVLLGWLVAAPFILAALYVVFLPCFKILVCKFSTIPASPKKSPLHP, via the exons ATGGCTTTTTTCAAGATTGGATTGCTACCTTGGTTTCAGAAGAAGATCGTCGATCCCCTTTATCAAATCCTCCGCAG GGGCGCAGAACCAAAGCAATTGGCATTCTCTGCTGCTCTTGGCATCACCTTGG GGGTCACCGTGTTATTGTGTGGCATGGCCATTGCGGTGCTGGGATCCCTTTGCCATGCGCCAAGTGTGATGCTTGCCAACTTTATTGCGACTCCAATGGAGTTAAG TTTGGTGGTACCCTTCCTTCGCTTTGGTGAAGCCATCTCTGGTGGGCCCCATTTTCCATTGACATCTGACGCTCTGAATAAGGTTTTGACTGGCGAAGCTTCACGTGAAGTTATATTAAGCATTGCCCATGTG TTGTTGGGATGGCTTGTCGCAGCGCCTTTTATTTTGGCTGCACTGTATGTGGTATTCTTGCCGTGTTTCAAGATCTTGGTTTGCAAGTTCAGCACTATTCCAGCAAGCCCTAAGAAGTCGCCACTGCACCCATAA